One segment of Bacillus alkalisoli DNA contains the following:
- a CDS encoding carbamoyl phosphate synthase small subunit yields MNRQLVLEDGTFFVGKAFGSLEDSIGEVVFNTGMTGYQEILSDPSYCGQIVTLTYPLVGNYGINRDDFESIHPAIKGFVVKEVCDYPSNFRNQWTLDEFFKAKKIPGISGIDTRKLTRIIRQHGTLKGAFVSSNANRQEVIEKLKSIPLPTNQVEQVSTKTAYPSPGRGYRVVLVDFGMKHGILRELNKRGCDVVVVPYNITAEEVMQLSPDGIMLSNGPGDPKDVPKAIQMIKELIGQVPIFGICLGHQLFALASGANTERLKFGHRGSNHPVKDLKSGKVAITSQNHGYTVEKDSIENTRLEVTHIALNDDTVEGLRHKDYPVFTVQYHPEASPGPEDANYLFDQFMELITETKKEGELLCQNV; encoded by the coding sequence GTGAATAGACAACTAGTATTAGAAGATGGAACTTTTTTCGTAGGAAAAGCATTCGGAAGTTTGGAAGACAGTATTGGTGAAGTAGTTTTTAATACAGGGATGACAGGTTATCAAGAAATATTGTCCGACCCATCGTATTGTGGTCAGATTGTAACACTGACTTATCCACTAGTAGGAAACTACGGAATAAACCGTGATGACTTTGAATCTATCCATCCTGCGATTAAAGGTTTTGTTGTAAAAGAAGTGTGTGATTACCCATCAAACTTCCGCAACCAGTGGACATTAGACGAGTTTTTTAAAGCAAAAAAAATACCAGGAATATCTGGGATTGATACAAGAAAATTAACTCGAATTATTCGCCAACATGGAACTTTAAAAGGTGCTTTTGTTTCGAGTAATGCGAATAGACAAGAGGTTATAGAAAAATTAAAGTCAATTCCATTACCTACTAACCAGGTGGAGCAAGTTTCTACAAAGACAGCATATCCTAGCCCAGGCCGAGGGTACCGAGTAGTACTAGTTGACTTTGGAATGAAGCACGGAATTTTAAGAGAATTAAATAAACGTGGTTGTGATGTAGTAGTTGTACCGTACAACATAACTGCGGAAGAAGTAATGCAATTAAGTCCAGATGGAATTATGCTTTCAAACGGACCTGGTGACCCAAAAGATGTACCGAAAGCGATTCAAATGATTAAAGAATTAATTGGTCAAGTGCCAATCTTCGGTATTTGCTTAGGGCATCAGTTATTTGCACTAGCATCTGGAGCAAACACAGAGAGACTAAAGTTCGGTCATCGCGGATCAAACCATCCTGTTAAAGATCTAAAATCAGGAAAAGTAGCAATAACTTCTCAAAACCATGGATATACAGTGGAAAAAGATTCGATAGAGAATACACGTTTAGAAGTGACCCATATCGCTTTAAATGACGATACAGTAGAAGGATTACGTCACAAAGATTATCCTGTGTTTACGGTACAATATCATCCAGAAGCAAGTCCTGGACCAGAAGATGCTAACTACTTATTCGATCAATTCATGGAATTAATTACTGAAACGAAGAAAGAAGGGGAACTTCTATGCCAAAACGTCTAG